The proteins below come from a single Streptomyces spongiicola genomic window:
- a CDS encoding uroporphyrinogen-III synthase, with product MYQEQHGAPAVAPLTGFTVGVTAARRADELAALLQRRGATVLHAPALRIVPLADDAELLTATRELVDDAPDVVVATTAIGFRGWVEAADGWGLGEELLSCLRGVELLARGPKVKGAIRAAGLTEAWSPTSESMAEVLDRLLTEGVADRRVALQLHGEPLPGFVEALRAGGAEVVVVPVYRWMPPEDLAPLDRLLDAAVGRSLNALTFTSAPAAASLFSRAEERGLLPELLDALAHDVLPACVGPVTALPLQAHGLDTVQPGRFRLGPLVQLLCVELPARARTLPVAGRRVEIRGQAVLVDGTVRPVPPAGMSLLNTLARRPGWVVSRADLLRALPGAGRDEHAVETAMARLRAALGVPNLIQTVVKRGYRLALDPAAGDKYGGT from the coding sequence ATGTACCAGGAACAGCACGGCGCTCCCGCGGTCGCCCCGCTCACGGGCTTCACGGTCGGAGTCACCGCGGCCCGGCGCGCGGACGAACTCGCCGCGCTGCTGCAACGCCGCGGGGCGACGGTGCTCCACGCGCCCGCTCTGCGCATCGTCCCCCTCGCGGACGACGCCGAGTTGCTCACCGCCACCAGGGAACTCGTCGACGACGCACCGGACGTGGTGGTCGCCACCACCGCCATCGGGTTCCGGGGCTGGGTGGAGGCCGCCGACGGCTGGGGCCTCGGCGAGGAGCTGCTCTCCTGCCTGCGCGGTGTCGAACTCCTCGCCCGCGGGCCGAAGGTGAAGGGCGCGATCCGGGCGGCCGGACTGACGGAGGCGTGGTCGCCCACCTCCGAGTCGATGGCCGAGGTGCTCGACCGGCTGCTCACCGAGGGCGTCGCGGACCGCCGGGTGGCGCTGCAACTGCACGGCGAGCCGCTGCCCGGGTTCGTGGAGGCGCTGCGGGCCGGGGGCGCGGAGGTCGTCGTCGTCCCCGTCTACCGGTGGATGCCGCCCGAGGACCTCGCTCCGCTGGACCGGCTGCTCGACGCGGCGGTGGGGCGGTCGCTGAACGCGCTGACGTTCACGAGCGCCCCGGCCGCGGCGTCGCTCTTCTCCCGTGCCGAGGAGCGCGGGCTGCTGCCGGAGCTGCTGGACGCGCTCGCCCACGATGTGCTCCCGGCCTGTGTGGGACCGGTCACCGCCCTTCCGCTCCAGGCGCACGGGCTGGACACGGTCCAGCCCGGACGGTTCCGGCTGGGCCCGCTCGTGCAGCTGCTCTGCGTGGAGCTGCCCGCACGGGCCCGGACGCTGCCGGTGGCCGGCCGTCGGGTCGAGATCCGCGGCCAGGCCGTCCTCGTCGACGGCACCGTCCGCCCCGTGCCGCCGGCCGGGATGTCGCTGCTCAACACCCTGGCCCGGCGCCCCGGCTGGGTGGTCTCCCGCGCCGATCTGCTGCGTGCGCTGCCGGGCGCCGGGCGGGACGAGCACGCCGTGGAGACGGCGATGGCCCGTCTGCGCGCCGCACTCGGCGTTCCCAACCTCATCCAGACCGTGGTGAAGCGCGGCTACCGCCTCGCCCTCGACCCGGCGGCCGGCGACAAGTACGGGGGCACCTGA
- a CDS encoding sigma-70 family RNA polymerase sigma factor — protein MRKDAAVADDRSGRARHRADSSRTSTSVPDEELMRVLYQEHAGPLLAYVLRLVAGDRQRAEDVVQETLIRAWKNAGQLNRATGSVRPWLVTVARRIVIDGHRSRQARPQEVDPSPLEVMPAEDEIDKALWLMTLSDALDDLTPAHREVLVETYFKGRTVNEAAEKLGIPSGTVRSRVFYALRSMKLALEERGVTA, from the coding sequence GTGCGCAAGGATGCCGCCGTGGCCGATGACCGTTCAGGTAGGGCCCGGCATCGCGCCGACTCGTCGCGCACCAGCACATCCGTCCCTGACGAGGAGCTGATGCGCGTGCTGTATCAGGAGCACGCCGGACCCCTCCTCGCCTATGTGCTCCGCCTCGTGGCCGGCGACCGCCAGCGTGCCGAGGACGTGGTACAGGAGACGCTCATCCGTGCCTGGAAGAATGCCGGTCAGCTCAATCGGGCCACCGGCTCTGTCCGACCCTGGCTGGTGACGGTCGCTCGGCGTATCGTCATCGACGGTCACCGCAGCCGGCAGGCCCGGCCGCAGGAGGTCGACCCGTCGCCGCTGGAGGTCATGCCCGCGGAGGACGAGATCGACAAGGCGTTGTGGCTGATGACGCTATCCGATGCGCTCGATGATTTGACCCCTGCTCACAGGGAAGTACTCGTCGAGACGTATTTCAAAGGGCGTACGGTCAATGAGGCGGCCGAGAAGCTCGGCATACCCAGCGGGACCGTGCGGTCCCGGGTGTTCTACGCACTGCGTTCCATGAAGCTCGCTCTGGAGGAGAGGGGGGTCACGGCATGA
- a CDS encoding acyltransferase family protein — protein MTTGTNGTNGTNGTNGTNGTNGTNGTNGTNGTNGTNGTNGTNGTNGTAGPIGRNGTTGTTGAPATTGTTTLEPARHAGNPAPEAPAAGPGAGRDLYFDLLRALALFRVVLYHLVGWAWLPLLFPSMGVMFALAGNLMARSLKRPAVQVIRGRMRRLLPPLWVLGAVGVTGMVLQGWGPDAEGHPGWWWFHLLYWIVPLSDPPYAAELAGVPGILGESWGENLAGPLWYLRAYLWYVMLSPLLLWALRRLPWPTLVAPLALSALIASGNMPWISDRANSAITDFSTFGACWILGMAHQEGVLRRLPRYIVPSVAPVIMAVGLWWALREGFRTGHDLDSIPLAQAVWSFGAVLLLLHISPSWREWPPRLRAWAGTITLLNSRAVTVYLWHNLCILGAATMWNQLWGFEIMWKHLPWLMESWVPVLLFTWALIAACIMLFGWAEDAAARRRPRLWPNGSARRKAPRFGTGSGRTRSHHG, from the coding sequence ATGACCACCGGCACCAACGGCACCAACGGCACCAACGGCACCAACGGCACCAACGGCACCAACGGCACCAACGGCACCAACGGCACCAACGGCACCAACGGCACCAACGGCACCAACGGCACCAACGGCACCAACGGAACAGCCGGGCCCATCGGCCGCAACGGAACGACCGGCACCACCGGCGCCCCCGCAACGACCGGCACGACCACGCTCGAACCGGCGCGGCATGCCGGGAACCCGGCCCCCGAGGCGCCCGCCGCCGGGCCCGGCGCGGGCCGCGATCTGTACTTCGACCTGCTGCGCGCGCTCGCGCTCTTCCGCGTCGTCCTCTACCACCTGGTCGGCTGGGCGTGGCTGCCGCTCCTCTTCCCGTCCATGGGCGTGATGTTCGCGCTGGCGGGCAACCTGATGGCCCGCTCCCTCAAGCGGCCGGCGGTCCAGGTGATCCGCGGGCGGATGAGGCGGCTGCTGCCCCCGCTGTGGGTGCTCGGCGCCGTCGGCGTGACCGGCATGGTGCTCCAGGGCTGGGGACCCGACGCCGAGGGGCACCCCGGCTGGTGGTGGTTCCACCTGCTGTACTGGATCGTCCCGCTCAGCGACCCGCCGTACGCGGCCGAACTGGCGGGCGTACCCGGGATCCTCGGTGAGTCGTGGGGTGAGAACCTCGCCGGCCCGCTCTGGTACCTGCGGGCCTACCTCTGGTACGTCATGCTGTCGCCGCTGCTGCTGTGGGCGCTGCGCAGGCTTCCGTGGCCGACGCTGGTCGCACCGCTGGCGCTGTCGGCGCTCATCGCCTCCGGCAACATGCCGTGGATCTCCGACCGGGCCAACTCGGCGATCACCGACTTCAGCACCTTCGGAGCCTGCTGGATACTCGGCATGGCGCACCAGGAAGGCGTACTGCGCCGGCTGCCGCGCTACATCGTCCCGTCCGTCGCGCCCGTGATCATGGCCGTGGGGCTGTGGTGGGCGCTGCGCGAGGGCTTCCGCACCGGGCACGACCTCGACAGCATTCCGCTCGCACAGGCCGTCTGGTCGTTCGGCGCGGTGCTGCTGCTGCTCCACATCAGCCCTTCCTGGCGGGAGTGGCCGCCGCGGCTGCGCGCCTGGGCCGGCACCATCACACTGCTCAACTCCCGCGCGGTCACGGTCTACCTGTGGCACAACCTCTGCATCCTCGGCGCCGCGACGATGTGGAACCAGCTGTGGGGTTTCGAGATCATGTGGAAGCACCTGCCCTGGCTGATGGAGAGCTGGGTGCCGGTCCTGCTCTTCACCTGGGCTCTGATCGCCGCGTGCATCATGCTCTTCGGCTGGGCGGAGGACGCCGCGGCCAGGCGCCGCCCCCGGCTCTGGCCGAACGGCAGCGCGCGCCGGAAGGCGCCACGCTTCGGCACGGGGTCCGGCCGGACGCGCTCACACCACGGCTGA
- a CDS encoding CGNR zinc finger domain-containing protein, producing the protein MGIGSNDGRFDSGRVCLDLVAARPEGPEELGGWLTAAGLLPSGTPLGAVNARWVAPFRELRDCVAGLVDAQIDRRTGGPAPVRRGAPDGALTRLNEFAASAPPAVTAVRDDDGELVRAPIARPECAALLAAVARDAVDLLTDPVARARLRRCEGDGCHRVYLDTSRGRRRRWCSSEVCGNRERVARHRRRAALTRA; encoded by the coding sequence ATGGGCATCGGCTCGAACGACGGGCGGTTCGACTCCGGGCGCGTCTGCCTGGACCTCGTGGCGGCGCGACCGGAGGGCCCCGAGGAACTCGGCGGCTGGCTCACGGCGGCCGGTCTGCTGCCGTCGGGCACACCGCTGGGCGCGGTGAACGCCCGCTGGGTCGCTCCGTTCCGGGAACTCCGCGACTGCGTGGCAGGTCTGGTGGACGCCCAGATCGACCGCCGTACGGGGGGACCCGCACCGGTGCGCCGCGGTGCTCCGGACGGTGCCCTGACGCGGCTCAACGAGTTCGCCGCCAGCGCCCCGCCCGCCGTCACCGCCGTGCGCGACGACGACGGCGAACTCGTCCGGGCCCCGATCGCCCGCCCCGAGTGCGCCGCGCTGCTCGCCGCCGTCGCCCGCGACGCGGTGGACCTGCTCACCGACCCGGTGGCCCGCGCCCGGCTGCGCCGCTGCGAGGGCGACGGCTGCCACCGTGTGTATCTGGACACATCCCGGGGCCGTCGCCGCCGCTGGTGCTCCAGCGAGGTCTGCGGCAACCGGGAGCGGGTGGCGCGGCATCGGCGCCGCGCCGCCCTCACCCGGGCCTGA
- a CDS encoding nitrate/nitrite transporter — MAGRWIEQWDPEDRTFWKEKGERIARRNLYFSVLSEHIGFSIWSLWSVMVLFMGPEYGVDPAGKFFLIATATLVGAVIRVPYTFAVARFGGRNWTVFSALTLLLPTGAAFAVMEPGTSYGTFLAVAALTGVGGGNFASSMTNINSFFPLRRKGWALGLNAGGGNIGVPVVQLVGLLVIGLAGAAQPRIVLGVYIPLIVLSALCAALFMDNLAPVRNDTGAAREAAGDPHTWIMSFLYVGTFGSFIGYSFAFGLVLQTQFGRTPLQAASLTFVGPLLGSLVRPVGGSLADRFGGARITLWTFAAMAAATVAVVLASVSGSLPLFLAGFIALFVLSGLGNGSTYKMIPGIFQAKALARGMAGEAAEAYGRRLSGASMGLIGAVGALGGLAINLAFRQSFRTAGTGTGAFVAFLVCYAVCCAVTWAVYLRRPARTAGPAATTETKPQLSYAEV; from the coding sequence ATGGCCGGCAGGTGGATCGAGCAGTGGGACCCGGAGGACCGGACCTTCTGGAAGGAGAAGGGCGAGCGGATCGCCCGGCGGAACCTCTACTTCTCCGTCCTGTCCGAGCACATCGGCTTCTCCATCTGGTCGCTGTGGTCCGTGATGGTCCTGTTCATGGGGCCCGAGTACGGGGTCGACCCGGCCGGCAAGTTCTTCCTGATCGCGACCGCGACCCTGGTCGGGGCCGTGATCAGGGTGCCGTACACCTTCGCCGTCGCCCGCTTCGGCGGCCGGAACTGGACGGTCTTCAGCGCGCTGACGCTGCTGCTGCCGACCGGGGCGGCGTTCGCGGTCATGGAGCCGGGCACGTCGTACGGGACGTTCCTCGCGGTGGCCGCCCTCACCGGCGTCGGCGGCGGCAACTTCGCCTCCTCGATGACCAACATCAACTCCTTCTTCCCGCTGCGGAGGAAGGGCTGGGCGCTCGGGCTGAACGCGGGCGGCGGCAACATCGGCGTCCCCGTGGTGCAGCTCGTCGGGCTGCTGGTCATCGGGCTGGCGGGCGCCGCCCAGCCCAGGATCGTGCTCGGCGTCTACATCCCGCTGATCGTGCTCTCCGCACTGTGCGCCGCCCTGTTCATGGACAACCTGGCGCCCGTCAGGAACGACACCGGAGCCGCGAGGGAGGCGGCCGGGGACCCGCACACCTGGATCATGTCGTTCCTCTACGTCGGGACGTTCGGCTCCTTCATCGGCTACAGCTTCGCCTTCGGCCTCGTGCTCCAGACCCAGTTCGGGCGCACCCCGCTCCAGGCCGCGTCGCTCACCTTCGTCGGGCCGCTGCTCGGCTCCCTCGTCCGGCCCGTCGGCGGCTCGCTCGCGGACCGCTTCGGCGGGGCCAGGATCACGCTGTGGACCTTCGCCGCGATGGCCGCGGCCACCGTCGCCGTCGTCCTCGCCTCCGTGTCCGGGTCGCTGCCGCTGTTCCTGGCCGGCTTCATCGCCCTGTTCGTCCTCAGCGGGCTCGGCAACGGCTCCACGTACAAGATGATCCCCGGCATCTTCCAGGCCAAGGCGCTGGCCCGCGGCATGGCGGGAGAGGCGGCCGAGGCGTACGGGCGCCGGCTGTCCGGGGCGTCGATGGGGCTCATCGGCGCGGTGGGCGCGCTCGGCGGGCTCGCCATCAACCTGGCCTTCCGGCAGTCCTTCCGCACCGCCGGGACGGGCACGGGCGCCTTCGTCGCCTTCCTCGTCTGCTACGCGGTGTGCTGCGCGGTCACCTGGGCGGTATACCTTCGCAGGCCCGCACGCACCGCCGGGCCGGCCGCCACGACCGAGACGAAGCCGCAGCTCAGCTACGCCGAGGTGTGA
- a CDS encoding HelD family protein: MAAQEAAVDSVRDREILVEQDHLDQVYRRLEEKIHEAEFLMDDAAKRGQVGTPGALAERDAQVFRAGIHLNRLNSEFEDFLFGRIDLLRGKDGRRGPDGAYTSVEPADDAVRSDGRGQHADIAETLHIGRIGVLDSDYAPLVIDWRAPAAAPFYRSTPVDPGRVVRRRVIRSKGRRVLGVEDDLMRPELTARLGGAELPVIGDGALMAALGQARTHTMRDIVSSIQAEQDLVIRAPAASVTEVSGGPGTGKTAVALHRAAYLLYQDRRRYAGGILVVSPTPLLVAYTEGVLPSLGEEGQVAIRAVGSLVDGAEATVYDDPAVARVKGSLRMAKVLRKAARGALELGGPPDRLRVVAFGRRLELEADELQRIRHSVLGGTAPVNLLRPRARRLLLDALYARSGAAGRHSDPELAAELRSSFDEDVSSEDSFAGFLHTWWPELTPRGVLAAMADERRLARWSRRVLNPGEVRRVARSLRRDGLSVHDVAVLDELQAILGSAGRPKRKREADPLDQLTGLEELMPRREESQRERAERLAAERTEYAHVIVDEAQDLTPMQWRMVGRRGRHATWTIVGDAAQSSWSDPDEAAEARDEALGTRPRRRFELTVNYRNPSEVAELAARVLTLAMPGMTAPRAVRSTGLRPRFAVAGGDLEGTVRQETRRLLDEVDGTVGVVVAMDRRDQAARWLDGLGDRAVALGSLEAKGLEYDATVVVSPAEIADESPAGLRVLYVALTRATQRLTVVSGRRDEPDADGVPDLLRD; encoded by the coding sequence GTGGCCGCGCAGGAAGCCGCTGTCGACTCGGTCCGGGACCGCGAGATCCTTGTCGAACAGGACCATCTGGACCAGGTGTACCGCCGCCTCGAGGAGAAGATCCACGAGGCGGAGTTCCTGATGGACGACGCCGCCAAACGCGGCCAGGTCGGCACGCCCGGCGCGCTCGCCGAACGGGACGCCCAGGTGTTCCGCGCCGGGATCCACCTCAACCGGCTCAACAGCGAGTTCGAGGACTTCCTCTTCGGCCGGATCGACCTGCTGCGCGGCAAGGACGGCAGGAGGGGGCCCGACGGCGCGTACACCTCCGTCGAGCCCGCCGACGACGCCGTGCGCTCGGACGGGCGCGGGCAGCACGCCGACATCGCCGAGACGCTGCACATCGGCCGGATCGGCGTGCTCGACTCCGACTACGCGCCCCTGGTCATCGACTGGCGCGCGCCCGCCGCCGCGCCCTTCTACCGCTCCACGCCGGTCGACCCCGGCCGTGTGGTGCGCCGCCGGGTCATCCGCTCCAAGGGCCGCCGGGTCCTCGGCGTCGAGGACGACCTGATGCGCCCCGAGCTGACCGCCCGCCTCGGCGGCGCCGAACTGCCCGTCATCGGCGACGGCGCCCTGATGGCCGCGCTCGGCCAGGCCCGTACCCACACCATGCGGGACATCGTGTCCTCCATCCAGGCCGAGCAGGACCTGGTGATCAGGGCACCCGCGGCCTCGGTCACCGAGGTCTCCGGCGGGCCCGGTACCGGGAAGACGGCCGTCGCGCTGCACCGGGCCGCGTATCTGCTCTACCAGGACCGGCGCCGCTACGCCGGCGGCATCCTCGTCGTCTCCCCGACCCCGCTGCTGGTCGCCTACACCGAGGGCGTCCTGCCGTCGCTGGGCGAGGAGGGGCAGGTCGCGATCCGGGCGGTGGGCTCCCTGGTGGACGGCGCCGAGGCCACGGTGTACGACGATCCGGCGGTCGCCCGCGTCAAGGGCTCCCTGCGGATGGCGAAGGTGCTGCGCAAGGCGGCCCGCGGCGCCCTGGAACTCGGCGGCCCTCCCGACCGGCTGCGGGTCGTGGCCTTCGGCCGCCGGCTGGAGCTGGAGGCCGACGAACTCCAGCGGATCCGCCACAGCGTCCTCGGCGGCACCGCGCCCGTCAACCTGCTGCGTCCGCGTGCCCGCAGACTGCTGCTGGACGCCCTGTACGCCAGGTCGGGGGCCGCCGGGCGGCACAGCGACCCGGAACTCGCCGCCGAGCTGCGGTCCTCCTTCGACGAGGACGTCAGCTCGGAGGACTCGTTCGCCGGCTTCCTCCACACGTGGTGGCCCGAGCTGACACCGCGCGGGGTGCTCGCCGCGATGGCCGACGAGCGGCGGCTGGCCCGCTGGTCCCGCCGCGTCCTCAACCCCGGCGAGGTGCGCAGGGTCGCCCGCAGCCTGAGACGCGACGGCCTGTCCGTGCACGATGTGGCGGTCCTCGACGAGTTGCAGGCGATCCTCGGCTCCGCCGGCCGCCCGAAGCGGAAGCGCGAGGCCGACCCGCTGGACCAGCTCACCGGGCTGGAGGAGCTGATGCCGCGGCGCGAGGAGTCGCAGCGCGAGCGCGCCGAGCGGCTCGCCGCGGAGCGCACCGAGTACGCCCATGTGATCGTCGACGAGGCCCAGGACCTCACGCCCATGCAGTGGCGGATGGTCGGCCGCCGCGGACGGCACGCCACCTGGACGATCGTGGGCGATGCCGCCCAGTCGTCCTGGTCGGACCCGGACGAGGCCGCCGAGGCACGCGACGAGGCCCTCGGCACCCGGCCGCGCCGCCGCTTCGAACTCACCGTGAACTACCGCAACCCCTCCGAGGTCGCCGAGCTGGCTGCCCGGGTGCTGACGCTGGCCATGCCGGGGATGACGGCGCCCCGCGCCGTCCGCTCGACGGGCCTGCGGCCCCGGTTCGCGGTGGCCGGGGGCGACCTGGAGGGGACGGTGCGGCAGGAGACCCGGCGCCTGCTGGACGAGGTCGACGGCACCGTCGGCGTCGTCGTCGCGATGGACCGGCGCGACCAGGCCGCCCGCTGGCTCGACGGGCTCGGCGACCGCGCGGTCGCCCTCGGCTCGCTGGAGGCGAAGGGGCTGGAGTACGACGCGACGGTGGTGGTGTCCCCCGCGGAGATCGCCGACGAGTCGCCGGCCGGTCTGCGGGTGCTGTACGTGGCGCTGACCCGCGCCACCCAGCGGCTCACGGTGGTCTCCGGCAGGCGCGACGAGCCCGACGCGGACGGGGTTCCGGACCTGCTGAGGGACTGA
- a CDS encoding anti-sigma factor family protein: MNRQDQFGQFGQSEEGSVHETAGAYVLGILDDAEATAFEAHLAGCDICAAHLEEFAGMEPMLAMLAEAPARPAVPEQPTALPFDSRVMQPPARSATVVPTAPSPQLLNRLVDEVAVKRSRKRRRSMYMIAASAVLILGGPAVAVVVTQDDATAGSAAAAHPTSAAEDVFFDGMGEKIEATDAATRVSATVGLEEKGWGTHAVLELKNVKGPLKCSLVAVSKSGEEEVVSSWSVPERGYGIADSTDKEARKPLYIHGGAAMERNEIDHFEVRTFDGKRLVEVGA, encoded by the coding sequence ATGAACAGGCAGGACCAGTTCGGGCAGTTCGGACAGTCCGAAGAGGGGTCGGTCCACGAGACGGCCGGGGCGTACGTCCTCGGCATCCTCGACGACGCGGAAGCCACCGCGTTCGAGGCGCATCTGGCCGGCTGCGACATCTGCGCCGCCCACCTCGAGGAGTTCGCGGGCATGGAGCCGATGCTGGCGATGCTCGCCGAGGCGCCGGCGCGGCCGGCCGTTCCCGAGCAGCCGACCGCGCTGCCCTTCGACAGCAGGGTCATGCAGCCCCCGGCCCGCTCCGCGACCGTGGTCCCGACCGCGCCGAGTCCGCAGCTGCTGAACCGGCTCGTGGACGAGGTGGCGGTGAAGCGCTCCCGCAAGCGCCGCCGGAGTATGTACATGATCGCGGCGTCGGCCGTGCTCATCCTGGGCGGGCCGGCCGTGGCGGTGGTCGTCACCCAGGACGACGCCACGGCGGGCAGCGCCGCGGCGGCCCATCCGACCAGCGCGGCGGAGGACGTGTTCTTCGACGGCATGGGGGAGAAGATCGAGGCGACGGACGCCGCCACCCGGGTCTCCGCCACCGTCGGGCTGGAGGAGAAGGGCTGGGGCACCCATGCGGTCCTGGAACTCAAGAACGTCAAGGGCCCGCTGAAGTGCAGCCTCGTCGCCGTCTCCAAGAGCGGTGAGGAGGAGGTCGTGAGTTCCTGGTCCGTCCCGGAGCGCGGTTACGGCATCGCGGACAGCACGGACAAGGAGGCCAGGAAGCCGCTGTACATCCACGGCGGCGCCGCCATGGAGCGCAACGAGATCGATCACTTCGAGGTCCGCACCTTCGACGGGAAGCGCCTGGTGGAGGTCGGCGCCTGA
- a CDS encoding bifunctional polysaccharide deacetylase/glycosyltransferase family 2 protein produces MRYLLPSLLLVALLAMLMLRGYVHSEILADHRVRPPVSNGQVPPQILEGGPVIDARAPGEPKALSVPDRNLVLTFDDGPDPVWTPKVLDRLREYDAHAVFFVTGTMASRHPDLVQRMVEEGHEIGLHTFNHPDLALQTQSRIDWELSQNQLALAGAAGIRTSLFRPPYSSFSAALDDKSWPVTEYIGSRGYITAFNDTDSEDWKRPGVEAIIERATPKGTAGSIVLMHDSGGDRSQTVAALDRFLPDMKDRGYRFANLTEALGAPSAHTPVTGPDLWKGKAWVGAVAVSEKTTSALTVGLAVIGVLVFLRFGLMLLLSFGHARKVRRRRFRWGPAVTEPVTVLVPAYNEKECIENTVRSLMESDHPIEVIVVDDGSSDGTADIVDDLWLPNVRVVRQDNAGKPEALNNGIRNARHDIIVMMDGDTVFEPSTVRELVQPFGDPRVGAVAGNAKVGNRDTLIGAWQHIEYVMGFNLDRRMYDVLRCMPTIPGAVGAFRREALERVGGMSDDTLAEDTDITMAIHRDGWRVVYAERARAWTEAPESVQQLWSQRYRWSYGTMQAIWKHRRAVIDSGPSGRFGRVGLPLVSLFMVLFPLLAPLIDVFLLYGIVFGPTQKTIAAWFGVLAIQAVCAAYAFRLDKERMVHLISLPLQQLLYRQLMYVVLLQSWITALTGGRLRWQKLRRTGVVEAPGSIPTQRQGSDERRPVG; encoded by the coding sequence ATGCGCTACCTGCTGCCCTCGCTCCTCCTCGTGGCGCTCCTCGCGATGCTCATGCTGCGCGGCTATGTGCACAGCGAGATCCTCGCCGACCACCGTGTGCGCCCCCCGGTCTCCAACGGCCAGGTGCCCCCGCAGATCCTCGAGGGCGGTCCCGTCATCGACGCCCGCGCCCCGGGCGAGCCCAAGGCGCTCAGCGTCCCCGACAGGAACCTGGTGCTGACCTTCGACGACGGCCCCGACCCGGTGTGGACGCCGAAGGTCCTCGACAGGCTGAGGGAATACGACGCCCACGCGGTGTTCTTCGTGACCGGCACTATGGCCTCCCGCCACCCGGACCTCGTGCAGCGGATGGTCGAGGAGGGCCACGAGATCGGCCTGCACACCTTCAACCATCCCGATCTGGCGCTCCAGACGCAGAGCCGGATCGACTGGGAGCTCTCGCAGAACCAACTGGCGCTCGCGGGCGCCGCCGGCATCCGCACCTCGCTCTTCCGTCCGCCCTACTCGTCCTTCTCGGCCGCCCTCGACGACAAGTCCTGGCCGGTCACCGAGTACATCGGCAGCCGCGGCTACATCACCGCCTTCAACGACACCGACAGCGAGGACTGGAAGCGCCCGGGCGTCGAGGCGATCATCGAGCGCGCCACCCCGAAGGGCACCGCGGGCTCCATCGTGCTGATGCACGACTCCGGTGGCGACCGCTCCCAGACCGTCGCCGCCCTCGACCGCTTCCTGCCCGACATGAAGGACCGCGGCTACCGGTTCGCCAACCTCACCGAGGCCCTCGGCGCACCCAGCGCGCACACCCCCGTCACCGGACCGGACCTGTGGAAGGGCAAGGCCTGGGTGGGCGCCGTCGCCGTCTCCGAGAAGACCACGTCGGCGCTGACCGTCGGGCTCGCCGTGATCGGCGTCCTGGTCTTCCTCCGCTTCGGCCTCATGCTGCTGCTCTCCTTCGGCCACGCCCGCAAGGTGCGCCGCCGCCGCTTCCGCTGGGGTCCGGCCGTCACCGAACCCGTGACGGTGCTGGTCCCCGCGTACAACGAGAAGGAGTGCATCGAGAACACGGTGCGCTCGCTGATGGAGAGCGACCACCCGATCGAGGTCATCGTCGTCGACGACGGCTCCTCGGACGGCACCGCCGACATCGTCGACGACCTGTGGCTGCCCAACGTCCGGGTCGTCCGGCAGGACAACGCGGGCAAGCCGGAGGCCCTGAACAACGGCATCCGCAACGCCCGCCACGACATCATCGTGATGATGGACGGGGACACGGTCTTCGAACCGTCCACCGTCCGCGAACTGGTCCAGCCCTTCGGCGACCCGCGCGTCGGCGCGGTCGCCGGCAACGCCAAGGTCGGCAACCGGGACACCCTGATCGGTGCCTGGCAGCACATCGAGTACGTGATGGGCTTCAACCTGGACCGCCGCATGTACGACGTGCTGCGGTGCATGCCCACGATCCCCGGCGCCGTCGGCGCCTTCCGCCGCGAGGCCCTGGAACGGGTCGGCGGCATGAGCGACGACACCCTCGCCGAGGACACCGACATCACCATGGCCATCCACCGCGACGGCTGGCGCGTGGTGTACGCCGAGCGCGCCCGGGCGTGGACCGAGGCCCCGGAGTCCGTGCAGCAGCTGTGGTCCCAGCGCTACCGCTGGTCCTACGGCACGATGCAGGCGATCTGGAAGCACCGCCGCGCCGTGATCGACAGCGGGCCCTCCGGCCGCTTCGGCCGGGTCGGCCTCCCGCTCGTCTCGCTGTTCATGGTGCTGTTCCCGCTGCTCGCCCCGCTCATCGACGTCTTCCTGCTCTACGGAATCGTCTTCGGCCCCACCCAGAAGACGATCGCCGCCTGGTTCGGCGTCCTCGCCATCCAGGCCGTCTGCGCCGCCTACGCGTTCCGGCTCGACAAGGAGCGCATGGTGCATCTGATCTCCCTGCCGCTCCAGCAGCTCCTGTACCGGCAGCTCATGTACGTCGTGCTGCTCCAGTCCTGGATCACCGCCCTGACCGGCGGCCGGCTGCGCTGGCAGAAGCTGCGGCGCACGGGAGTGGTGGAGGCGCCGGGTTCGATACCGACGCAGCGCCAGGGCAGCGACGAGCGGAGGCCCGTCGGATGA